One Microcaecilia unicolor chromosome 4, aMicUni1.1, whole genome shotgun sequence genomic region harbors:
- the FAM243A gene encoding protein FAM243A: MHRFLNPLLKDVVYKTQHDSAVQNKCLQYLQTLRTFQFDGFHTVFFGETNISEGMMTGEKLPQTSHLKNPVWTLIHAGSSKGWAPWKYRLILRDELPMVYQEDIFQELCASLRMSYGKCIIVVKEKMQTSPLMADHGDISFPDFSLVLDLHNTTHCLQVAKNHGHEVLSLPFYYSYLHPMDTVWSSLKWFIVNHRKQFSLLSLEKTYSYQCIYCSDMIAKGIERITPSKWKALTNRLWRWENHYLDRFSKNPLQQ; encoded by the coding sequence ATGCATCGCTTTCTAAATCCCCTTTTAAAAGATGTTGTTTACAAAACCCAGCATGACAGCGCTGTGCAGAACAAGTGCCTCCAGTACCTACAGACACTAAGAACCTTCCAGTTTGATGGGTTTCATACTGTCTTCTTTGGCGAAACCAACATTTCAGAAGGAATGATGACAGGTGAAAAACTACCCCAAACAAGCCACCTGAAGAATCCTGTGTGGACTCTTATTCACGCAGGAAGCAGCAAAGGATGGGCACCTTGGAAATACAGACTGATCTTAAGAGATGAACTTCCGATGGTCTACCAAGAGGATATCTTTCAGGAACTCTGTGCTTCCCTGAGAATGTCTTACGGAAAGTGCATAATTGTGGTGAAAGAAAAAATGCAGACAAGTCCACTGATGGCAGATCATGGTGACATCAGCTTCCCTGATTTCTCACTAGTCCTTGATCTGCACAACACTACCCACTGTCTCCAAGTTGCCAAGAACCATGGTCATGAAGTTCTTTCATTGCCTTTCTACTACAGCTACCTCCACCCTATGGACACTGTCTGGTCCTCTCTGAAATGGTTTATTGTGAACCACCGGAAACAGTTTTCATTACTCTCCCTTGAAAAGACATATTCTTACCAGTGTATATATTGCAGCGATATGATTGCAAAGGGAATTGAAAGGATTACACCAAGCAAATGGAAAGCACTGACCAACAGACTGTGGCGATGGGAGAATCACTACTTGGATAGGTTCTCCAAGAACCCTCTTCAACAGTAA